From the Cohaesibacter sp. ES.047 genome, one window contains:
- the cobO gene encoding cob(I)yrinic acid a,c-diamide adenosyltransferase, protein MTDDMNEETQNARHTEKMKKKKAARDKILATKTIEKGLVMVHTGKGKGKSTAAFGMAFRSLGHGHKIAVIQFVKGAWNSGEKQILEKFPELVTIKSMGEGFTWETQDRQKDIDNARSAWDAAKEAILDPEIRFVLLDELNIVLRYDYLPIDEVVAFLRDEKPDDTHVVITGRNAKDELIEIADLVTEMTLIKHPFRSGVKAQEGIEF, encoded by the coding sequence ACACAAAACGCGCGCCACACCGAGAAGATGAAAAAAAAGAAGGCAGCCCGAGACAAGATCCTTGCCACCAAGACCATCGAAAAAGGCCTTGTGATGGTTCACACCGGCAAGGGCAAGGGCAAATCGACCGCAGCCTTCGGGATGGCATTCCGCTCACTTGGACACGGCCACAAGATTGCGGTGATCCAGTTCGTCAAAGGGGCATGGAACTCCGGCGAAAAGCAGATTCTGGAAAAATTCCCCGAGCTTGTCACCATCAAGTCTATGGGCGAAGGCTTTACCTGGGAGACGCAGGATCGCCAGAAGGACATCGACAATGCCCGCTCGGCATGGGATGCCGCCAAGGAGGCGATTCTCGATCCGGAAATCCGGTTCGTGCTGCTCGATGAGCTGAATATCGTTCTGCGCTATGATTATCTGCCGATCGACGAAGTCGTCGCCTTCCTCAGGGATGAAAAGCCGGACGATACACACGTCGTCATCACCGGCCGCAACGCCAAGGACGAACTGATCGAAATCGCTGATCTTGTTACTGAAATGACGCTGATCAAGCATCCGTTCCGCTCCGGCGTCAAGGCGCAGGAAGGGATCGAATTCTAA
- a CDS encoding DUF4198 domain-containing protein → MNKFVTATALAASMLFSTAAFAHFQLAYTPDVNVSRAGDVPYKLIFWHPFENGHVMDMGKPEAVFAVHKGKKIDLMDSLKPMTFKGSGNEADAYDATLPVKRNGDYIVVVEPAPYYEGSEDIYIQQITKSFLNKGGIPTGWNEPVGLKTEIVPLNKPTNILVGSTFTGRVLNDGKPAAGIEIEIEYMAAEPDMDANAPGEVKADPAPGGSVVAISDENGYFTFGIPKAGFWGFAALGSGPDTEFEGKELSQDAVIWIKAFDLD, encoded by the coding sequence TTGAACAAATTTGTAACTGCGACTGCGCTCGCCGCCTCCATGCTGTTCTCGACCGCAGCATTCGCCCATTTCCAGCTTGCCTACACACCAGACGTCAATGTCTCGCGTGCTGGAGATGTCCCCTACAAGTTGATTTTCTGGCACCCGTTTGAAAATGGCCATGTCATGGACATGGGCAAGCCGGAAGCTGTCTTCGCGGTTCACAAAGGCAAGAAAATCGACCTGATGGACAGCCTCAAGCCGATGACCTTCAAAGGCTCGGGGAACGAAGCGGACGCCTATGATGCGACCCTTCCTGTCAAACGCAACGGCGACTACATCGTGGTTGTCGAGCCTGCCCCCTACTATGAAGGCAGTGAAGACATCTACATTCAGCAGATCACCAAGAGCTTCCTCAACAAGGGCGGCATTCCGACCGGTTGGAATGAGCCGGTTGGCCTGAAAACCGAGATTGTTCCGCTCAACAAGCCGACCAACATTCTCGTGGGCTCCACCTTCACAGGTCGTGTGTTGAATGACGGCAAACCCGCTGCCGGAATTGAAATCGAAATCGAATATATGGCTGCCGAGCCTGACATGGATGCCAACGCCCCCGGTGAGGTGAAGGCAGACCCTGCTCCAGGCGGCTCTGTTGTCGCAATCTCCGATGAGAATGGCTACTTCACCTTCGGTATTCCAAAGGCTGGGTTCTGGGGCTTTGCTGCCCTCGGCTCAGGTCCGGACACCGAATTTGAAGGCAAGGAACTGTCTCAGGACGCTGTCATCTGGATCAAGGCGTTCGACCTCGATTGA